A single genomic interval of Dysidea avara chromosome 8, odDysAvar1.4, whole genome shotgun sequence harbors:
- the LOC136264218 gene encoding protein NLRC3-like: protein MSTKQSKLYSTVIPDGKQKGDTPDWRDLHHNVVSQYAVHWEAIGAELGLEHYHIANISKDHHNRAEDGCAAMLMKWLQMGNSPTWGRLDSAISRIVRGKVLSTAASIKSSRVTTGIKVDSKLSADLKERYVTTRFSVENDAWPPEQPKEYTTLALIHHKNQPTQKQVIALAKAKGAGKVESIIAATGGQPFPSGSNEAKALAECFKESKSTRNIADILVPLDDPNEKLPRTILIEGAPGLGKTVLLKQIAYEWAQSKQLIKSQFVFLLLLRDPTVQAMSSITDLVRYFYMQSEICKICVDLISEANGRNVTFLLDGYDELPMQERKYSFISKIINHEILPFSAVVISSRPHASTSLRNNSLCQVDILGFSPDDQLMFFKNALKGQPGKLQHLQSYLDIHPTISSLCYIPFNMTVLLWLFKQGIPLPNSSAALYNCFICHAIRSHLTKHNVTIDTITDLNSLPQPYKVIIQQLSVLCLKSLETSELVFSLQDIKSACPEIETFPGAINGFGLLQTVEHYSQDPKFLGAPTKTLNFIHFSIQEYLAAYQITCLPPKKELQFIQTNFFSEFYTNTFALYVGLTKGQRPCFKKFLSSYGKNIISSFFSTNTNKIASKFLEDDRKSLRLFQCFYEADDQESCSSITEKMCKYKELSLQNGVSTMPLLPGDVQCLALFLRMSSNKYWWNLYLSECHIGDAGLRMLHQSLVDCGVTIDNIGLSFNSLTSQSSDLITEIASSCKTKHLSIFNNRVTDGLDLLKNSTLEKLALSNNKLSSSGANRLFSSLARNKNVKLKVIWVDNNSIGDEAVSSIVELLVVNSVLEQLDISSNMFSEGAVLTIMQSLVENKTLKKLKISLGDFAKLEPHITMLKESINSKRDNESKLQITATFL, encoded by the exons ATGTCAACTAAACAGTCTAAACTTTACTCTACTGTTATACCAGATGGAAAACAAA AGGGTGATACTCCAGACTGGCGTGATCTACATCACAATGTTGTGTCACAGTATGCAGTTCACTGGGAGGCTATTGGAGCTGAACTAGGACTGGAACACTATCACATTGCCAACATCTCTAAGGATCATCACAACAGGGCTGAAGATGGATGTGCTGCAATGTTGATGAAATGGCTACAGATGGGCAACTCACCAACATGGGGTAGATTGGATAGTGCCATTAGTAGAATTGTAAGAGGAAAAGTCTTATCAACTGCAGCTAGCATAAAAAGTAGCAGAGTGACGACag GAATTAAAGTAGACAGCAAACTTTCTGCTGATCTCAAAGAACGCTATGTTACTACTAGGTTCAGTGTGGAAAATGATGCTTGGCCACCAGAGCAGCCTAAAGAGTATACAACACTTGCTTTAATTCACCATAAAAACCAGCCCACGCAAAAACAAGTCATTGCCTTGGCTAAAGCAAAAGGAGCTGGTAAGGTTGaaagcatcattgcagccactgGGGGTCAACCTTTTCCTAGTGGTTCAAATGAGGCAAAAGCTCTCGCTGAATGTTTTAAAGAAAGCAAAAGTACACGTAATATCGCAGATATCCTTGTCCCGTTGGATGACCCAAATGAGAAATTACCTAGAACTATATTAATAGAAGGTGCCCCTGGTTTAGGGAAAACGGTCTTGTTGAAGCAAATAGCTTACGAATGGGCGCAAAGCAAACAGTTGATTAAAAGCCAATTTGTTTTTCTATTACTGCTTAGAGACCCAACTGTACAAGCAATGTCCTCAATCACTGATCTTGTTCGGTACTTTTACATGCAATCAGAAATCTGCAAGATATGTGTGGACCTCATATCAGAAGCAAATGGAAGAAATGTCACCTTTTTGCTTGATGGCTATGATGAACTTCCTATGCAAGAAAGAAAGTATAGTTTCATATCTAAAATAATCAATCACGAAATATTGCCTTTTTCTGCTGTAGTAATCTCATCTCGTCCACATGCTTCTACTAGTCTTCGAAACAATTCTCTTTGTCAAGTTGACATCTTAGGCTTCTCTCCAGATGACCAGTTGATGTTCTTTAAAAATGCACTCAAGGGCCAACCTGGTAAACTACAGCATCTACAGAGTTATCTTGATATCCACCCAACCATAAGTAGTCTTTGCTATATCCCATTTAACATGACGGTATTGTTGTGGTTGTTCAAACAAGGAATCCCTCTTCCTAATAGCTCTGCAGCATTATACAACTGCTTCATCTGCCATGCAATACGGAGCCACCTTACCAAACACAATGTAACCATTGACACCATTACTGATCTTAACAGTCTCCCACAGCCTTACAAAGTGATAATACAGCAACTCTCTGTTTTGTGCCTCAAGTCTTTGGAAACTAGTGAGCTGGTGTTCTCTTTGCAGGACATTAAATCAGCTTGTCCAGAAATTGAAACCTTCCCTGGTGCAATTAATGGGTTTGGGCTATTGCAAACAGTTGAGCACTACAGTCAGGATCCCAAGTTCTTGGGTGCTCCAACAAAGACTTTAAATTTTATTCATTTCTCAATACAAGAATATCTCGCAGCTTATCAAATTACCTGTCTTCCTCCTAAAAAGGAATTGCAATTTATTCAAACAAATTTCTTCTCTGAATTTTACACTAACACTTTTGCTCTGTATGTTGGTTTGACGAAAGGTCAGCGTCCTTGTTTCAAAAAATTCTTATCCTCCTATGGGAAAAATATTATCTCATCTTTCTTTTCTACAAACACTAATAAAATTGCTTCCAAGTTTTTAGAAGATGACAGAAAATCACTAAGATTATTCCAATGCTTCTATGAAGCTGATGATCAGGAGTCATGTAGCAGTATCACTGAGAAAATGTGCAAATACAAGGAATTAAGTCTTCAAAATGGTGTGAGCACCATGCCATTATTACCTGGTGATGTGCAATGTCTTGCACTTTTTCTCCGTATGTCATCTAATAAGTATTGGTGGAATCTCTATCTTTCTGAATGCCACATTGGAGATGCTGGACTGAGGATGCTCCATCAGTCACTAGTCGATTGTGGTGTTACAATAGATAACATTGGCTTGTCTTTTAACTCACTGACATCACAGTCATCAGACCTCATTACTGAAATTGCAAGCTCCTGTAAAACGAAGCATCTAAGTATTTTCAACAACAGAGTTACAGATGGATTAGATCTATTGAAAAACTCAACGCTTGAAAAATTAGCCTTGTCAAACAATAAATTGTCATCCAGTGGAGCAAATAGGCTTTTTTCCTCGTTAGCAAGAAACAAGAATGTCAAATTAAAGGTAATTTGGGTAGATAATAATTCCATTGGTGATGAAGCAGTCAGCAGCATTGTAGAATTATTGGTGGTTAACAGTGTTCTTGAGCAACTCGACATATCAAGCAACATGTTCAGTGAAGGAGCCGTACTAACCATTATGCAGTCTTTAGTGGAGAATAAAACTCTTAAAAAGTTGAAAATCAGTCTCGGTGATTTTGCTAAACTGGAACCACACATCACAATGCTCAAAGAGTCAATAAACAGTAAGAGAGATAACGAATCAAAGTTGCAAATTACAGCTACATTTTTGTAA
- the LOC136263437 gene encoding pyruvate dehydrogenase phosphatase regulatory subunit, mitochondrial-like translates to MLATVIRRFPYAYSTIGTTQLTRRQYGSCPDQCQVVVCGGGIIGCSVAYHLAKLGWTDVVVLEQGSVSGGTTWHASGLFGQLKGTENETKSVSYTIQLVSKLEQETDLTTGFKQCGSILLARTKGRMTLLKRAGVAASAFGLETHVLSPNECYEKWPIMKYDDLEGGLWVPSDGTINPSDLCQALVKGATLNGVKIVEKVTVDKVLVSNDKVCGVRTNQGDVKCEVFVNCAGQWARDLGKQSNPQVNIPLHSAEHYYLVSKPFEDPVSNMLPVLRDQDGCVYFREWSGGIMAGGFEPVCKPIFTDGVPTPFEYQLLPDDWNHFQPLMDQMLHRVPALGKAEIRQMVNGPESFTPDGLPFLGEAPEVKNYYVAAGFSSFGLTNASGAGQALSEWIVHGHPPCDFHHFDITRIGSHDMSKRFLYDRTLEMVGKKYAIVWPKMEFSNARNVRCSPLHSTLDKAGASWEARMGWERPSWFTRSPDESREFVGTFGKPNWFDNVCEEHTKCRNEVCVFDMTSFAKFEVEGDGVVESMQMLCANNVDVPVGKIVYTGMLNERGGYETDCTVTRTAPNKYFVVGPAAQATHVASWISKHLPSSVQLRDVTSQYTVLAVMGPHSRKLLKRVTSHPLDNDNFPFGTSQVIEIGYVPSVRASRVSYVGELGWELYVLNEYSYGLYNKLFSVNGIHPHNGGFYAIDSLRIEKAYRHWGGEVDTATTPWEAGLGFTVDMKKNHFIGKQGLIEQEQNGIKSRVAVFTLQEYDMDNLMWGGEAIVRNDKIVGYLTSAAYGYSIGRPVGMGLVRNPGSNGELLPVTRDYILNANYQINIAGVLYPANVSLSAPYDPKSLRVHM, encoded by the exons ATGCTGGCTACTGTGATTAGACGTTTTCCGTACGCCTATAGTACTATTGGAACAACACAACTGACCAGGCGGCAGTACGGATCCTGTCCAGATCAATGCCAAGTTGTTGTGTGTGGAGGTGGAATCATCGGCTGTTCTGTAGCTTATCATTTGGCAAAACTAGGATGGACTGACGTGGTAGTTTTGGAACAAGGAag TGTCAGTGGAGGCACGACGTGGCATGCCTCTGGACTGTTTGGACAGCTGAAGGGAACAGAGAATGAAACAAAATCTGTGTCATATACAATACAACTTGTTAGTAAATTAGAACAAGAAACTGATCTGACAACAG GTTTTAAGCAGTGTGGTAGTATTTTATTAGCAAGGACAAAAGGTCGGATGACCTTATTGAAACGAGCTGGTGTTGCTGCTAG TGCATTTGGTCTTGAAACTCACGTACTCTCACCAAACGAATGTTATGAGAAGTGGCCAATTATGAAGTATGATGATCTAGAG GGAGGTCTATGGGTTCCTAGTGATGGTACAATCAATCCAAGTGATCTATGTCAGGCCTTGGTAAAAGGAGCTACCCTAAATG GAGTGAAGATAGTAGAGAAGGTGACTGTTGATAAAGTGTTGGTCAGTAATGATAAAGTGTGTGGTGTGAGGACTAACCAGGGAGATGTGAAGTGTGAAGTGTTTGTCAACTGTGCTGGACAG TGGGCAAGAGATTTAGGGAAG CAATCAAATCCTCAAGTTAACATACCACTTCATTCTGCTGAACATTACTATCTGGTATCTAAACCCTTTGAAG ATCCAGTTAGCAATATGTTGCCAGTATTAAGAGACCAAGATGGATGTGTCTACTTCCGAGAGTGGAGTGGAGGAATAATGGCTGGAGGATTTGAACCAGTCTGTAAACCAATCTTCACTGATGGAGTCCCTACTCCATTTGAGTACCAACTGCTTCCTGATGACTGGAATCATTTTC AACCACTGATGGATCAAATGTTACATAGAGTACCAGCTCTAGGGAAGGCTGAGATAAGACAGATGGTTAATGGACCAGAGTCCTTCACTCCTGATGGTTTGCCCTTCCTAGGAGAAGCTCCCGAG GTGAAAAACTACTATGTTGCAGCTGGATTTAGTTCTTTTGGACTAACAAATGCTTCAGGTGCTGGTCAAGCTTTATCTGAATGGATAGTTCATGGACACCCTCCCTGTGATTTTCACCACTTTGACATTACTCG CATTGGATCTCATGACATGAGCAAACGGTTTTTGTATGACCGTACTCTGGAGATGGTAGGAAAGAAATATGCAATAGTGTGGCCTAAAATGGAGTTCTCTAATGCCAGAAATGTTAG GTGTTCTCCTTTGCACTCAACACTTGACAAAGCTGGTGCTAGTTGGGAAGCCAGAATGGGATGGGAACGACCCAGCTGGTTCACAAGATCACCAGATG AGTCTCGAGAATTTGTGGGGACGTTTGGTAAACCAAACTGGTTTGATAATGTGTGTGAGGAGCATACAAAGTGTAGGAatgaagtgtgtgtgtttgatatGACCTCATTTGCCAAGTTTGAAGTGGAA GGTGATGGTGTAGTGGAGAGTATGCAGATGTTATGTGCTAATAATGTTGATGTACCAGTGGGTAAGATAGTGTACACTGGTATGTTGAATGAGAGAGGTGGATATGAGACTGATTGTACTGTCACCAGAACTGCACCTAACAA ATACTTTGTAGTGGGTCCAGCAGCTCAAGCCACACATGTTGCATCGTGGATCAGTAAACACTTACCATCCTCAGTGCAACTAAGAGATGTGACCAGTCAGTATACAGTACTTGCTGTGATGGGGCCTCACTCCAGAAAGTTACTGAAACGAGTCACTTCTCATCCTCTTGATAATGACAATTTTCCCTTTGGAACATCACAG GTAATTGAGATTGGATATGTACCATCAGTGAGAGCATCTCGTGTATCATATGTTGGTGAACTGGGATGGGAACTGTATGTACTAAATGAG TATTCCTATGGACTATACAACAAGTTGTTCAGTGTTAATGGTATCCATCCACACAATGGTGGTTTTTATGCTATTGATAGCCTCAGAATTGAGAAAGCCTATCGTCACTGGGGAGGTGAAGTGGACACAGCAACTACTCCATGGGAGGCTGGACTAGGATTTACTGTAGATATGAAAAAG AACCATTTTATTGGCAAACAAGGACTAATTGAGCAAGAGCAAAATGGTATTAAGAGTCGTGTTGCTGTTTTCACTTTACAAGAATATGACATGGACAATCTCATGTGGGGTGGTGAGGCCATTGTGAGAAATGACAAGATTGTTGGCTACCTCACTTCAGCTGCATATGGCTATAGTATTGGTAGACCTGTAGGAATGGGACTGGTCAGAAATCCAGGGAGTAATGGAGAACTTCTCCCAGTCACTAGAGATTACATACTAAATGCTAACTATCAGATCAACATTGCTGGTGTACTGTATCCAGCAAATGTCAGTCTATCAGCTCCTTATGATCCCAAGTCACTAcgtgtacatatgtaa
- the LOC136263433 gene encoding uncharacterized protein produces MMIQTVITCFYFLIMIFSVTCITVYPDEDITQGNCSQKLDAFLCHCLSSNMTVYLSPGDYTFHSQDLCMMVGKRNIAIIGTGNSPSDTTIRCDGGPFNMLFLNTHNITIRNIRIIGCGGLIDASINETYVRLVPVSYFGRGSRYVLMVVNSSNVTIEKLIMQHSLGYGFLGWNTHGTVRLSQVYIENTTFENDPNCTNYDYNSNSADFSCSGSGLLLLYSDFGTYNESCNFIVDGCVFRNNKNSVPANEHKKLSVLVDTAYYHGPVPPIGAGGIALYYLQTYFLATTTVSNTIFYNNNGSYSASVAIATVRTISGSTKFENCLFDDNNRISSTFVEDAVSSLYRRGGIVFHYLVVRGGINLPDLPITEFTDINMITMTRCNFTRLGGTRGAALYIEKISPDYITIVIRIEQCNFIENEGDSGSAIYTQLSEFRASLESEINGGIRYDLVDVNALHNKLSPGTNLDYSTDRVITGVFSFENCQAHFQCSSACNFTGNQPSVIYGRNSGIIMSGRAVFELNEANYGGALRLLDTVVYVHTGSVLWFENNFATAAAGAIDINFSNTNVQTEDICPIQFTGNSSAIFELEDLHKLNVSIGFSENHAVTQTSLQSINANVFYVCSWYPDTLTQIDLGIHTPVINGTRDSVYRHVFDFYPIGSVNSHLFILGYIFCVCDETSTYNTTACLRDQQVNLNKPVVPGRSFNISVVSLDVVGSIGYSQSLYSRVYHNSVADEQLVLGDGQNVRPFSTYNVNKTCTNADFVVFGRYPEIPNNGTLEISLTNQRYSLKVKFNFSTCSVGFKLHPFTNETFGCICDDFFDTKTDGRFECDATTGNIIRHRSQAWLSVINGDLQYARICSPTYCHDRLITFDLGEEDVLCNNHHSGRVCGGCEDGFSRVFGSDTCKKCDNAWLATIVLYAILGTVLVLILFAFKFSVTLGTINGLIFFCNVISINEQLFFNIEISRFSFLRVFISLINLDLGFEICFYDGMTELAKTGLQFVFPVYLWLLMLIIIYMGKFYFRTLKLSTHSALPVLATLILLSYSKLLRTTISVFASDTMPSSEHGSIYVWQPDPNVEYFTGGHIALFVIAVFFLLVFIIPFVICFTFPSLALRSRRLSYFFPILDCYFAPYKVKYRYWFGLRALLLLYLSGMEAIIFSYREALLLSSIAVVGFFTIVQASIHPFKDKLINALDIMFMGIFLLLATVTLYLYPTTDSFDKVNIVVKVLGYLSFVLFCTIAAYHVYHITRHTRWNIHLTDLFWKKVNKRRDQFKFLPTRSGSDSGLYEYGDHNYRKLETFPQKERFQESLLEQM; encoded by the coding sequence ATGATGATTCAAACAGTTATAACCTGTTTTTACTTTTTGATAATGATTTTCAGTGTTACTTGTATCACTGTGTATCCTGATGAAGACATAACACAAGGAAATTGTTCACAAAAGCTAGACGCTTTCTTGTGTCACTGTCTTTCTTCTAACATGACAGTTTATCTCTCACCTGGTGATTACACCTTCCACAGCCAAGATTTGTGTATGATGGTGGGAAAGAGAAATATTGCAATCATTGGCACAGGTAATTCTCCCAGTGATACAACGATTAGGTGTGATGGAGGTCCATTCAATATGCTGTTCTTAAACACACATAATATTACAATCAGAAATATTCGCATAATAGGTTGTGGAGGTCTCATCGATGCTTCCATCAATGAAACATATGTTAGACTGGTGCCTGTTAGTTACTTTGGAAGAGGATCTAGGTATGTCTTGATGGTAGTCAATTCAAGTAATGTAACTATTGAAAAGTTGATTATGCAGCACAGCCTAGGTTACGGCTTTTTGGGATGGAATACCCATGGAACAGTGAGGTTATCACAGGTGTATATTGAAAACACAACATTTGAAAATGATCCCAACTGTACAAATTATGACTATAATAGTAACAGTGCTGATTTCAGTTGCTCTGGAAGTGGTTTATTGTTGCTTTATTCTGATTTTGGTACTTATAATGAAAGTTGTAATTTCATAGTCGATGGCTGTGTATTTAGGAATAATAAAAACAGTGTTCCTGCTAATGAACATAAAAAATTATCAGTTCTTGTTGATACTGCATACTATCATGGTCCAGTCCCACCAATAGGAGCAGGTGGTATTGCCTTGTACTATCTGCAGACTTATTTccttgctacaacaacagtaAGTAACACTATATTTTATAACAACAATGGATCATATTCAGCTAGTgttgctatagctactgtacgAACCATATCTGGTAGCACTAAGTTTGAAAACTGCTTGTTTGATGACAATAATAGAATATCATCTACGTTTGTAGAAGATGCTGTATCTAGTTTGTACCGAAGAGGTGGAATCGTATTTCATTATTTAGTTGTAAGGGGCGGAATTAACTTACCTGATTTGCCTATAACTGAATTTACTGACATCAACATGATAACAATGACACGTTGTAATTTCACAAGGTTGGGTGGTACTAGAGGAGCAGCTCTGTACATTGAGAAAATCTCTCCAGATTATATAACAATTGTAATAAGAATTGAACAATGCAATTTTATTGAAAATGAAGGAGATTCAGGCTCAGCTATTTATACACAACTGTCTGAGTTTCGTGCATCTTTAGAATCTGAAATTAATGGAGGAATACGGTATGACCTAGTTGATGTTAATGCATTACACAATAAGCTATCACCAGGTACTAATCTTGATTACAGCACTGACCGTGTTATCACAGGAGTATTTTCATTTGAAAATTGTCAAGCGCATTTCCAGTGCAGTAGTGCATGTAATTTTACTGGTAATCAACCATCAGTGATTTATGGACGTAATTCTGGTATCATAATGTCAGGTAGAGCAGTGTTTGAACTTAACGAAGCTAATTATGGAGGTGCGCTTCGATTGCTTGACACTGTTGTCTATGTTCACACTGGATCTGTGTTGTGGTTCGAAAATAACTTTGCTACTGCAGCTGCTGGTGCTATTgatattaatttttcaaacactAATGTTCAAACTGAAGACATCTGCCCTATACAATTCACTGGTAATTCTTCAGCAATATTTGAACTTGAAGATCTTCACAAACTTAATGTTAGTATTGGCTTTTCTGAAAACCATGCTGTGACACAAACTTCTTTGCAGTCAATTAATGCCAACGTTTTCTATGTCTGTTCATGGTATCCTGATACACTAACCCAGATTGACCTGGGAATACACACTCCAGTTATTAATGGAACGAGAGATTCAGTATACCGGCATGTGTTTGACTTTTATCCCATTGGTAGTGTCAACAGCCATTTGTTTATACTGGGATACATTTTTTGTGTTTGTGATGAAACTTCAACCTACAATACAACTGCCTGCCTTAGGGACCAACAAGTGAATCTTAACAAACCAGTAGTTCCTGGAAGATCTTTTAATATCTCCGTTGTCAGTTTAGATGTGGTTGGTTCAATAGGATATTCACAGTCACTATACAGCAGAGTCTATCACAATAGTGTGGCAGATGAGCAGTTGGTATTAGGTGATGGTCAAAATGTAAGACCTTTCTCCACATACAATGTGAATAAGACGTGCACAAATGCAGATTTTGTTGTCTTTGGGCGGTACCCTGAAATTCCTAATAATGGAACCCTTGAAATATCCTTGACAAATCAACGGTACAGtttaaaagtaaaatttaaCTTTAGCACCTGTTCAGTAGGGTTTAAGCTACATCCATTCACTAATGAAACTTTTGGGTGTATCTGTGATGACTTTTTTGATACAAAAACTGATGGACGGTTTGAGTGTGATGCTACAACTGGCAACATTATTCGTCACCGCAGTCAAGCTTGGTTATCAGTAATCAATGGAGACTTACAATATGCTAGGATATGTTCACCCACATACTGCCATGACAGGTTGATAACTTTTGATCTCGGTGAAGAAGATGTACTTTGTAACAACCATCATTCGGGAAGAGTGTGTGGTGGATGTGAAGATGGTTTTAGTAGAGTATTTGGTTCTGATACATGTAAGAAATGTGATAATGCTTGGCTAGccacaatagtactgtatgccATTCTGGGAACTGTGCTGGTATTGATATTGTTTGCATTTAAATTTAGTGTCACATTAGGAACCATCAATGGATTAATATTCTTCTGTAATGTCATTAGCATCAATGAACAACTATTTTTTAACATTGAGATTTCAAGATTTTCATTTTTAAGAGTATTTATTTCTTTAATCAATTTGGACTTGGGATTTGAAATATGTTTTTATGATGGAATGACTGAACTAGCTAAAACTGGGCTGCAGTTTGTGTTTCCAGTATACCTATGGCTGTTGATGCTGATTATAATTTACATGGGAAAATTTTATTTTCGTACTCTCAAACTATCAACCCATTCAGCACTGCCAGTTCTAGCCACTCTGATTTTGCTGTCATACTCAAAGTTGCTACGTACTACCATAAGTGTATTTGCATCTGACACAATGCCATCATCTGAACATGGATCCATATATGTGTGGCAACCAGATCCTAATGTGGAGTACTTCACAGGTGGCCATATTGCGTTGTTTGTAATAGCAGTATTCTTCCTTCTAGTTTTCATTATTCCTTTTGTCATTTGTTTCACTTTTCCAAGTTTAGCGCTAAGATCAAGGAGGTTGAGTTACTTCTTTCCTATACTCGATTGTTACTTTGCACCTTACAAGGTCAAATATCGATATTGGTTTGGATTACGAGCACTACTGTTGCTTTATCTGTCTGGAATGGAAGCCATCATTTTCTCTTATAGAGAAGCATTGTTGTTGTCGAGCATTGCTGTTGTTGGATTTTTTACCATAGTGCAAGCATCTATTCATCCTTTCAAAGACAAACTAATAAATGCTCTTGATATAATGTTTATGGGAATTTTCCTCCTCCTTGCAACAGTGACATTATATCTTTACCCCACTACTGATAGCTTTGACAAAGTTAACATTGTTGTTAAAGTTCTTGGTTATCTTAGCTTTGTGTTGTTCTGCACAATTGCTGCATATCATGTTTATCACATCACCAGGCATACTCGTTGGAACATTCATTTAACCGATCTCTTTtggaagaaagtaaacaaacGCCGGGATCAATTTAAGTTTTTGCCAACACGAAGTGGTTCTGATTCTGGTCTTTATGAATATGGGGACCATAATTACAGAAAGCTTGAGACTTTTCCTCAGAAAGAACGATTTCAGGAGTCACTACTTGAACAGATGTAA